A segment of the Butyrivibrio fibrisolvens genome:
ACAAGAAAAGCCAGGCTGGCGGCCAAAAGGCCGCCTAATACACCCAGCATGATCTTTAAGATAGTATTGGATTTTTTCTTTTTGACATCAGAATCCGGACTTGAATTCGTGCTCTTTGCTTTGCCGGGAAGTACTCGCCCGCAAAAGTAGCAATATAGCGCGTTTTCGTCGTTCTCGACTCCGCAATTAGGACACTTCATAATTACCAGACCCTTTCTTCACTCTCTTCAGGAGATCCATCTCCATAATAGCTATCCCAATAGCCCTGACTTTCTTTATCTTCCTCAGCTTCCTGCTGAGTCTCTTCTCTTTCTTCGCGAGCGTCTGACTCTTTTTCTTTCATCTGCTCTCTGATCTCTTCTTCTCGATCATCATCAACATCATCAGGCTCAGACTGGTTCTGATTCTGATTGTTCTGATTCTGATCGTTCTGGTTCTGCTGATCCTGGCTCTGGTCCTGCTGATCCTGCTGATTCTGATCCTGCTGATTCTGGTCCTGATTCTGCTCCTGGTTCTGCTCATCGATCTTCTGCTGAATCTCTTCTTTCATCTTCTCAAGCTCTTCGATCTTGTTATCGATATCTGTTTTCAGAGTTTCAGCATCCTGGCTGTGACCATTAGCATCTTCAGCACCTGCGCAGTTCTTCTCAGTAAGTATCTCTCTGTCGGCTTTAAGCTGGTCTATAACCTCATCAATTTTCTCGATAAGTGCTTCAAGATCAACTTCTTCATTGTTTTTGAAAGCTTCGTATCCGGTATCGATCGTATTAAAATCGATCTGCTGGATCTTGGTCATTGTGAGGTTAATACGAACACAGCACTCTTCACCTTCAGGAAGTTCGAATTCAAGACACTTCTCATAATAGATCTGAGCCTTGGAATAGTCACCATCTTTATAGTGAGCGTTACCGAGATTATAATTCATTACATATGCATCATATGGAAGCACTTCAAGAACGTCTTCTTCCATTTCCACATAACGCTCTTCATCCTCCATACTCTCCATAAGTATGTAATAATCTCCGGAATTTACCATTTTTGCAAAGATGTGATTACCACCAACTCTGTAAAGAACCACTGCAGCAAATGCTGCAATTATAAGAGCAGTTCCCAAAAATCCGTATTTTATTTTTCTCATGTTGTTATACCTCGCTATTATACCGTCATTTTCTAAATAATAGAATCTCAGATACAAGCAAAACCATCAGTACAGGAAGCATATAAAAATATGTATCATCCTTATTCTCTACATCTTCTCTAAGTTCAGCTTCATACTTGGCATCTGTGATAATAGATTCAACTGTATCATCTATATCATCTACTTCTTCCATGTGAATATATTCTACTCCCATTTTAGAAGCTATGGCTTCAAGACTTTCCTCTCCAATGCAGGAAACTGCAAGATCACCAGTCTGGGGATCGTAAATATCAAGGCCGTTTCCATCCTTCATTGTAGCTCCGTCTTCGCTTCCGATACCTATAACAGCTCCGCCGTCAATTTTTCCAAGGAGTCTGGAATATGGGGAATATTTGCTACCTGATGAATCGTTATCCTCATCATCTTCCTCATCTTCCTCTTCATCGGTATCCTCATCTGAAGACTTATCAGCCTTATCTGATTCCAGAGTTTCTTCTCCATCTGAAAAAATGAATACTATTGTCTCTCTGTTCTCATATTCAGCCTTCATATGCTGAATTATTCTGTCCATCTCATCAACAGGGCTGTTCATATTACTACCTTTAGCCGCATACATACTCGGTTCATACAAATAATCGAGTGCATCTGTTATGGACTGCCTGTCAGGTGTAAGAGGAATCTGTACTTCCGCTTTGTCTGAGAAAGTTATCAGAGCAAAAGAGCTTCCTGTAAATTCATCCATGATAGCGTTACAGGCCTCTTTTGTTCCGTCTATACGGCTTTCGTCACCGTCATAATCCTCAGCCCACATACTGATAGTAGAATCGACTACAAAAAGTACATTGAGACTTGGAACGGTAACTGTAGCCTCGTTTGAAGGTACCATTACTCTTAAGTTGATTACATATATGCATATACAGATAAGAACTGTAATTACAGTTTCTATGGTCTTCTTCCAAACACTTCCATGTGACCTGATCATTCCTATAAAAAGACCTGCGAAGACCATGGCAATTATTGGTAAGATTACAATAATCGGTAAAATCGGATTTGTTGTCAACACGCACCTCCTGCCCTTGCAGCAGCCAGTGCAAGTATTCCTACTAAAATAAATATAAATGGTGTCTTAGGCATATCATATGTTCTTGTCTCTGTGATCTCATCCACCTGCATTGCTTCGTGAGACTGGATCGCTTCGACTATACCTTTTGTATCAAAATTGTCATCGGCAACATAGAATGCTCCACCTGTCTTGACACTTGAATCTCTCAGCTCTTCACTAAGATCATCAAAATCGTATCCGTAATTAAGCTCATAGAATTTATCCTCAGGCGGGAAAATACCAAACAGAACAACATCATTCTTTGCACAAAGATCTGCTGCCTCAGGAAGTCTTACATAAGGCTTCTTGAAAGCATTCTCCGCATTATCTGTAACCATAAGGATTATTCTTGTTCTTTCTGAATCCTTCAGAGAAGGGAAATCATAAAGGCATGTTGCAAGGCCTTCACCTATCAGTGAACTACCAAGCTCATCACTATTTACAACAGTTCCAGCTTCGAACTCAAGAAGTTCATCAATAACCTCGTACATTTCCTCTTCTTCAGCATCTGTTAATCCGTCATAATACTTATCATATAATTCACAATATCTCTTTTGATTAACAAAATACTGTTCCAGCTTATCAAGCTTTTCACATGCAAAATCTTTATCATCAGTAAGAGGCATATAAAGAACAGATGATGTATTAAAAATTGAAATACCGACTCTGTCTCCGTCAAGCCCCTCAACTACTGTCTTTAAGTTTTTTACAAAATCGTAGTTAAGGCCATACAATGAATATGAAACATCCAGGCACAGGAAAATATCTCGTCTCTGAATACCTGTAGTTACTTCCTCTGTATAAGAAGGTCTTCCCATAAGATAAGCCGATGATAAAAGGCCAAGGGAAATACCTGCAATACCCACTACATTAAGAACTGTGTGGACCATTTTTCTGATCCTGTAGCCCTTCATGTTATTAACCATCCACATGGCGCCATAGCCCATGTATTTGCTCATTTCATCTGCTGAAAGAGCTTTTCTTTTCTTATATTCCCTGATTCCGAATATCCCGGCAACTATTACTGCCACTCCAATCATGACCCACATTGCCAGGATTTCGTTTCTAAGTTCTATCTCCATGCTGCCACCAGTTTTTTTGCATCTCTTAAGAAATTAGCTGCATCCTTTGCTGAATATTTTGAAAATTCTGCACCATACAGACATCCAATAAGCTTTGTAAGATCTCTGCTGTTCCATTTGTACATTTCTGTAAGTGTACTACAATCCATCTCCTTACCTGTTGCATAGGAAAGGAAGTCTCTTACTGTTATGCTTATGATCGTACTTGTCTCTCTGACACCGATCTCTTTTCTCTTGTACTTATTATCAAGGTCATTAAGTCTTGTAAGAGTCTCAACTCGCTTTTTCTCGATCATTTCAGGAGTCTTATCAGGTGCCTTCTTCACTGCAACTACTCGTGCAGTCTTTTCTACTCTGATAAAGCAGAAAGTAACAAAACATATAAGTGATGCCAAAAGCAAAGATATCAATATAATATATAAATATTTATCATCAAATAATGCATCCTGAAGCGAAACTGAGAATTCCATTAGCCCACCCCCCTGTTTAATACTTTAATTATTGATTCTGTTATATCCTGCGTACTTCTTACAACTTCATATGAAGCGCCGCATGCGCGAAGGTTTCTCATTGCTTTAGCCTGAAGATCAGCCTTCTTATTGCTGATCTCATCAGCCATTCCTGAAGAATATGACAGATATTCGGATACCGCAACACCTGTCTGAGCATTGTAAATATGACTGCTTCCCCAATCTGCGTCTTCCATAAGGATCACATACAGATCTCGAACCGTACATATGCTCTTTATCAGCCTGTCATCAAGTGTTAACACACCATACAGATCTGTTATAAGGAAAAGAGATACACTTCTCATTGGAGAAGCAACTATACGTTTAAGCTGCATATTGAACTCGTCGGTAAGTGCAGCTTTCTTTTTTCCTGCAAGTTGAACGCTCATATTATAGCAGCCTTCAAGGCGTCTTAACTGAGCCTCTAAAAAGCCGGGGCCGCATGAAAATCTTTCCTGTCTTCCGGCTTCCATACCACCAATGATCTGATATTCAGCACCGGCTTTTGTGCACATATATGCTGCACTTGCTGCTGTAATGATACCTGCTGCCGTCTTGGAATGACCATCCGGCATAGCACCAAGCATATTCCTGCCTGTATCTACCACAAACATGAATCTTCTTTTCTTGTCTGCAACATAGTTTCTGACAAGGATCTCGCCGGTTCTTGAAGATGATTTCCAGTCTATATCTCGAAGGTTATCACCAGCGACATACTCTCTCAGATCTTCAAGCTCCATGCTTCTGCCTCTGAAAACAGATCTGAAAGCACCATCCGCGCGACCAACCTGTTTACCAAAGTTACTAAAATGAATTTCTGCTGCCGGAAGGTTAAGTGCCTCATAGTTAGGACGAAGCCTTAAAGGATTGGCATTTTGCTTTTTACCCAACATATGGTCTTATTCCTTTCACGGAGTTCTGACTGCTCTGACAATACCGTCAACAATCATGTCCTCATTGATTCCATCTGCTGCTGCAAGGTAACGAAGTGATATACGATGTCTGAGAACCTGTCTTGAAATGCTCTTAACATCATCAGGTGTTACAAACAGTCTTCCCTGCATAAGAGCAAGAGCCTTACTCATCTTAAGGAAAGCGATAGTCGCACGAGGGCTGGCACCAAGGCTTACATAACCCTTAAGGTTTGCAGGAAGATACTGATCAGCGCATCTTGTTGCTGCAACAATAGCAGCGATATAGTTTTTAACTGTAGGATCACAGTAAATATTTGAAACGATCTTCTGAAGTCTTGCTATCTCTTCAATAGAAAGAACTGCAGGCTGCTTTTCCATCTTTATGTCATGCTCGATAGCTTCCATCATATTAAGGATAGAAACCTCTTCCTGAAGTGAAGGATAGGAAATCTTTTCCTTAATAAGGAAACGGTCTGCCTGAGCCTCTGAGAGCGGATATGTACCTTCCTGTTCGATAGGGTTCTGTGTAGCTATAACAAAAAATGTATCTTTAGGCATATGGTATGAGTTACCACCAATTGTTACCTGCTTCTCCTGCATGGCCTCAAGCATGGCACTCTGAGTCTTGGCACTTGATCTGTTGATCTCATCTAGAAGAACAATATTGGCAAATACAGGTCCGAGAACTGTTTCAAACTTACCTGAATCCTGTCTGAATATCTGTGTACCAACAATATCACCAGGTAAAAGGTCAGGAGTACACTGAATTCTTGAAAACTTACCTCCTATAGCATCTGCAAGTGCTCTGGCTGCTGTAGTCTTGGCAAGTCCCGGAACAGACTCAACAAGTACGTGACCATTACCAAGAAGCGCAGCTATCATAGATCTCTCAAGGAGCTTCTGTCCAACGACATTCTGCTCGAAATATCTTGAAAGCTTTCCAATAGCCTGTTGTGACCAGGCAAAATCTTCATTACTTATCTGAACATTCATTAACACACACCTCATGTATTTTCTTTGATGATTATAATTTAACACTGTCTATAAGAATAACACATTTAAACTGACAAAACGTTATAAATATACGACGAACGACAAAATAACCTTACTTTTTTGTTATTTACTTGACTTTTAGTTATTTCCTTAAAATAATTAATTACATCTTTATTTTTGTAGAAAATATGTTATACTTGATATCGACGCTTTAAAGCGCCAACGTATAAAAGCATTTTGTGTGGCAAAAAACAAATAGAGTTTACTTAGTTTGCCGCCATTGAAAGGAGCACCATGTCATTCGAGTACATTCAGAAGGTTCCAACACCTCAGGAAATACAGGAAGAATTCCCTGTAGCAGCATCACTTAAAGCAATCAAGAAGGAAAGAGACAAAGCAATCGCTGATGTTTTTACAGGTAAGAGTGATAAATTTATTGTTATAGTAGGGCCATGTTCAGCTGATAATGAAGATGCAGTTATCGACTACGTTTCACGACTTGCCAAGGTTAACGATAAGGTCAAGGACAAGCTTATCATCATTCCTCGTATCTACACTAACAAGCCACGTACTACAGGCGAAGGCTATAAGGGAATCACTTCACAGCCTGACCCTGAGAAAAATCCTGATTTCAGACAGGGACTTATCGCCATGCGTCACATGCACATCCGTGCAATCGAAGAATCCGGTCTTACCAGCGCAGACGAAATGCTCTACCCTGAAAACTGGGGATATGTTGAAGATATTCTTTCATATGTAGCAATAGGTGCCCGCTCCGTTGAAGATCAGCAGCACAGAATGACTGCCAGCGGCTTCGATGTTCCTGCCGGAATGAAGAATCCTACAAGCGGATATCTTACAGTTATGCTGAATTCAATCTATGCAGCTCAGCATCCTCATTCTTTCTTATATAGAGGATATGAGGTTACTACATCCGGTAACCCTCTTGCTCACTGCGTACTCCGCGGTTCACAGAACAAGAACGGACGTAACATTCCTAACTACCATTATGAAGACTTAAGTCTTGTAAACCAGCTCTACAAGGAGCAGGATATCCAGAACCCTGCAGTTATCGTTGATTCAAACCACAATAACTCTGGTAAAAAATATCGTGAGCAGGTTAGAATCGTAAAGGAAGTACTTCACAGCCGTCAGCACTCAGATGAGATCAGAAAGCTTGTTAAGGGTGTAATGATCGAGAGCTACATCGAGGAAGGTGCTCAGAAGATCGGCGAAGGAATCTACGGAAAGTCCATCACAGATCCATGCCTTGGATGGGATGCAACAGAAAAGCTTCTCTACGATATCGCAGAGCTCAGCTGATGCAAGCGTTATAAGCTGCCAACACCTTGAAGATTCCCGAGGCTGGGAGTTAACAAATGATTTTGTTGTCGTGAAAAATATAAAATTCAAGGCATGATATCTGAAGGATATATTCTGGGATTTATAAACTCGCTTCGCTCAGACAGATAAATCCCAAACAGAATATATCCTTCATATATCAAGCTCTTGAATTTAATATATTTTTCAAAGACAAAAAAATCACTTGTTAACTCCCAGCCTCGGGAATCTTCAAGGTGTTGTTTACGTTTTATATATACGAAATTTTATTTATTCTAATTATTTATGACTTTTTGTCACTTCGTTCCAAAAGTCATGTAAATAGGCCAATTGAGAACACCTTCGGTGCCTAGCCTATTTACCTACCGATTCACTTTCTTACGAAATCCGCAGTAAATGCGGATTTCTGATTCAAAGTTGCGAAAACATATACAATTCAATAATATACTTTCAGTATACTCGAATATTGTTTCATTTCTAAGATTATCTGGGTTGAGTTCTCTGATAGATTTCTCTAATATAATTATGCTTATTATCAGCATATCTTTGGGTTGATGCTATATCCTGATGCCCTAGCATTTCCTGTACTACTTGTATATCTGCGCCATTTTCTATCATATGAGAAGCGAAAGTGTGTCGTATAGAGAATGGGGTAATGGCTGATTTTATGCCTGCCATTTTGCCGTACTTTTTAATCATCTTCCATACACCTTGTCTGCTCATGGCTTTGCCGCCTGTGGCTGATAAGAATAAAATTCCTTCGTCTGTGGTATCGCCAAGGAGGGCTAGTCTTCCGCCTTTTAAGTAGTCCATAATGGCGCTTCTTGCGTGTTGGCCGAAGGGGACTATTCTATCCTGGCCAAAGTTTTTGAAGTCAATGCAGTTGAGTCTAAACTCAACGTCGTCTATTTTAAGCATGGCTATTTCGCTTACACGGATTCCGGTGGCAAAGAGGAGCTCCAGCATGGCTTTATCTCTTTTGCCTTTTGGGGTGTTTAGGTCAGGCTGATCTAGGAGCATGGCGATCTCTCTTTCTGTGAGGATTTTGGGGAGAGATCTTTCTATGTGAGGGGCTTTTAGGCCTTCTGTTATGTCGTTTTCAAGTTCTCCGCTTTCAACCATGAAGTGCCAGAAGGATCTTATGGACGATATGTGCCTTGATATGGTTGTGTCAGCCATGAGGTGTTCTGTCATGTTACTTACATACGAAGAAAGCTGGTCTTCGCTCACCTCAGACCAGCTATATATGTTCTCTTCTTTCATCGCCATCATTAGACGCGTAAGATCGCGTCTGTATGATAACAGCGAATTTTCTTTTACTTCTCTGACGTTCCCCAGATAAGATATGAATTCGTTAATTGCATCTTCCATGGATTATCTCCATTTTGACTTAATATAACCAACCAAAGATACGTAATTACATTAATTATATAATGTGAATTCAAAGAATCAAGATTATTTTTTCCATATAAATTTTAGTATTTGTAAATAACATAAATCAAACTTCGCACATATAAAATATACTAAAGCTTTGAATATTCCTGAGGCTGGCAGCCTATAAATGATTTTGTTGTCTTTGAAAATAATATTAAATTCAAGAGCGTGATATATGGAGATTTATATTCCCGCTTAGGGGCCGTATGTTTGAGCGTAGCGAGTTTCGGCCCCCTGGGAATAGAAAGCTCCAGATATCATGCCTTGAATTTTATATTATTTTCATGACAACAAAATCATTTATAGGCTGCCAACCTCAGGAATACTCGACAACCTAGCCATTTTACATGTGCGAAGTTTGAATAACATAAAACAAAAAATCGCAGAAGCAAACATCTGGTGTCTGCTTCTGCGATCTATATTTATCAATCCATAGTTGCAAGGATTTTCTCAGCACTTACATACTTAACGCAGAGTGTGAAAAGAGTTGCTGCTGTCTTAAGGTCTGCAAGTGAAGGATATGTAGGAGCAATACGGATATTGCTGTCTGTAGGATCCTTGTGGTAAGGATATGTTGATCCTGCACCTGTAAGCTTAACTCCTGCCTTCTTACAATATGCCACGATCTGTTTAGCGCAACCAGGCATGGAATCAAAGCTGATGAAGTAACCGCCCTTTGGCTTAGTCCACTCACCGATTCCAAGACCGCCAAGGTTCTCATCGAAGATACTCTCTACTGCTTCGAACTTAGGTCTTAAGATATCAGCCTGTTTTTTCATATGTTCAACCATACCATGGATATCTTTGAAGTATCTTACATGGCGAAGCTGGTTAACCTTGTCGTGACCGATTGTCTGGAAGTTCATCTGCTTAACGATATCTTCCATGTTGTTAAGGCTTGTTGCCATAGCTGCAATTCCAGATCCAGGGAAAGTGATCTTGGATGTTGAAGCAAACTTATAAACAAGGTCAGGATTGCCAGCCTTCTTGCACTCAGCAAGGATCTCGATGAGATAATCCTGCTCTGTATCATACAGATGATGGATACCATAAGCATTATCCCAGTAAATACGGAAATCATGTGCCTTAGGCTTAAGGTTAGCAAAACGTCTTACTGTTACATCTGAATATGAATATCCCTGAGGATTTGAATACTTCGGAACGCACCAGATACCCTTAATGCTCTCGTCTTCTGCAACAAGCTTCTCGACCATATCCATATCAGGGCCTTCAGGAGACATAGGAACAGGAATCATCTCGATGCCGAAATACTCTGTAATAGCAAAGTGTCTGTCATATCCGGGTGAAGGGCAAAGCCACTTAACCTTATCAAGCTTGCACCATGGAGTATTGCCCATAACACCGTGTGTAAATGAACGGCTGATGCAGTCATACATAACATTAAGAGAAGAATTACCAAAGATGATAATATTGCTTGGGTTATTCTCCATCATATCGGAAAGAAGCTCTTTAGCTTCATCAATACCTGTAAGCACACCGTAGTTACGGCAATCTGTACCATCTTCACAAGCAAGATCAGAATTTGAACTAAGAACATCCATCATTCCCATAGAAAGATCAAGCTGCTCTTTGCATGGCTTACCACGGCTCATATCAAGAGACATCTCCATAGCCTGATACTTGTCATACTCTTTCTTTAATGAAGCAAGCTCTGCTGTGAGTTCCTCCTTTGACATTTCTGTGTACTTCTTCACATTCTTTGCATTCTTCATTGCCTTATATCTCCACCTTCCAAAATAATATACCTTAATAAAAATACCTAAATAAAAATATTTAAACCAAAATACCTAAATAAAAATACCTAAACAAAAATACAAAAATAAAACACCTTAATAAACTACCATTACTGCTGGCCTGACTCTTCAATAGCGTCCTCAATAGCGTTAAATACAGGCAGCTCATCAAATGTAGCGAAGTAATCTCTCATAGTCTGCGCTCTTCTGATGCATCTTACGCTTCCATCTTCCTGAAGCAGAAGTTCGCTGCTCCACAGACGACCATTGTAGTTATAACCCATAGCAAAACCGTGGGCACCGGCGTCGTGGATATAGATAAGATCACCCATATCGATCTTAGGAAGCTTTCTGTCTATAGCAAACTTATCGTTGTTTTCACAAAGAGAACCGGTTACATCATAAAGATGATCGCAAGGCTCGTTTTCTTTGCCCAAAACAGTTATATGATGATAGGAGCCGTACATTGCAGGGCGCATAAGGTTAGCTGCGCAGGCATCAACTCCGATGTACTCCTTGTAGATATGCTTCTCATGGATAGCTCTTGTAACAAGGCTTCCGAATGGTCCCATCATATATCTGCCCATCTCTGTGAAAATAGCTACATCGCCAAGTCCGGCAGGAACCATGATCTCATCAAACTTCTTGTGAACACCCTCGCCGATAACAGCGATATCGTTAGGAGTCTGATCAGGAGTATAAGGAATTCCTACGCCTCCTGAAAGATTGATAAATGTAATATCAGCGCCTGTAGCTTCCTTAAGCCTTATTGCAAGCTCAAAAAGCTGACCGGCAAGCTGAGGATAATATTCATTAGTTACAGTGTTACTTGCAAGAAAAGCATGAATACCGAAGTGCTTAACGCCATGCTCCATCATCTTGGTAAAAGCCTCGGCCATCTGCTCTTCAGACATTCCATACTTGGAATCCCCAGGATTATCCATGATTCCGTTACTCATCTTGAACACGCCGCCCGGATTAAATCTGCAGCACATAGTTTCCTTAAAAGGAATATTATTCTCGATAAAATAGTCTACATGAGTAAGATCATCAAGATTGATGATAGAATCAAGTTCACCTGCATATACAAACTCTTCAACCGGTGTATCGTTGGAAGAAAACATTATATCTGCGCCCTTGGCACCAACAGCCCTTGAAAGAACAAGTTCCGCCATTGATGAACAGTCGAATCCACATCCCTCTTCAAGCAAAACCTTAAGAATCTCAGGGTTTGGAGTAGCTTTAACTGCAAAATACTCGCGGAAACCTTTATTCCATGAAAATGCCTTGTTTACGGCACGTGCGTTCTCTCTGATGCCCTTTTCATCATAAATATAAAAAGGTGTGGGGTACTCTCTGGCAATTGCTTCTGCCTGTTCTTTGCTGATAAAAGCCTTTTTCATATCTAAATTCATGCCTTTCTATTTGTGTAATTGTATCTTTGTATACAATTTGACCATTTACTCTAGTAAAGTACCATAAAATATGCCACTTGTACAGAGTTTATATTAAGTTTTTTGAATTGATTAATATCACAAGGAAACTTTTAAGGGATATCCCCGAACTACAGGATGTAGTTCGTACATGCTTAGAAATGCATGGATGCATTTCTATGTACCTACTACAGGATGTAGTCCAGACATGTCCAGAAATTAGGAGTTCTTAAAAGAACTCCGGATGCATTTCTATGTCAGGGATCTGCCAATCGATCTTTTCTAACCCGTTTTGTTCCAAGAACTCATTACACTTGCTAAAATGCTTGCAGCCAAAGAATCCTCTGTAAGCTGATAATGGGCTCGGGTGTGGCGCTTTTAATATAAGGTGCTTAGGGTTATTAAGCATTTCAGCCTTCTTCTGCGCAGGGCTTCCCCA
Coding sequences within it:
- a CDS encoding MoxR family ATPase, which produces MNVQISNEDFAWSQQAIGKLSRYFEQNVVGQKLLERSMIAALLGNGHVLVESVPGLAKTTAARALADAIGGKFSRIQCTPDLLPGDIVGTQIFRQDSGKFETVLGPVFANIVLLDEINRSSAKTQSAMLEAMQEKQVTIGGNSYHMPKDTFFVIATQNPIEQEGTYPLSEAQADRFLIKEKISYPSLQEEVSILNMMEAIEHDIKMEKQPAVLSIEEIARLQKIVSNIYCDPTVKNYIAAIVAATRCADQYLPANLKGYVSLGASPRATIAFLKMSKALALMQGRLFVTPDDVKSISRQVLRHRISLRYLAAADGINEDMIVDGIVRAVRTP
- a CDS encoding aminotransferase class I/II-fold pyridoxal phosphate-dependent enzyme translates to MKKYTEMSKEELTAELASLKKEYDKYQAMEMSLDMSRGKPCKEQLDLSMGMMDVLSSNSDLACEDGTDCRNYGVLTGIDEAKELLSDMMENNPSNIIIFGNSSLNVMYDCISRSFTHGVMGNTPWCKLDKVKWLCPSPGYDRHFAITEYFGIEMIPVPMSPEGPDMDMVEKLVAEDESIKGIWCVPKYSNPQGYSYSDVTVRRFANLKPKAHDFRIYWDNAYGIHHLYDTEQDYLIEILAECKKAGNPDLVYKFASTSKITFPGSGIAAMATSLNNMEDIVKQMNFQTIGHDKVNQLRHVRYFKDIHGMVEHMKKQADILRPKFEAVESIFDENLGGLGIGEWTKPKGGYFISFDSMPGCAKQIVAYCKKAGVKLTGAGSTYPYHKDPTDSNIRIAPTYPSLADLKTAATLFTLCVKYVSAEKILATMD
- a CDS encoding tetratricopeptide repeat protein, with translation MRKIKYGFLGTALIIAAFAAVVLYRVGGNHIFAKMVNSGDYYILMESMEDEERYVEMEEDVLEVLPYDAYVMNYNLGNAHYKDGDYSKAQIYYEKCLEFELPEGEECCVRINLTMTKIQQIDFNTIDTGYEAFKNNEEVDLEALIEKIDEVIDQLKADREILTEKNCAGAEDANGHSQDAETLKTDIDNKIEELEKMKEEIQQKIDEQNQEQNQDQNQQDQNQQDQQDQSQDQQNQNDQNQNNQNQNQSEPDDVDDDREEEIREQMKEKESDAREEREETQQEAEEDKESQGYWDSYYGDGSPEESEERVW
- a CDS encoding tyrosine recombinase, with the protein product MEDAINEFISYLGNVREVKENSLLSYRRDLTRLMMAMKEENIYSWSEVSEDQLSSYVSNMTEHLMADTTISRHISSIRSFWHFMVESGELENDITEGLKAPHIERSLPKILTEREIAMLLDQPDLNTPKGKRDKAMLELLFATGIRVSEIAMLKIDDVEFRLNCIDFKNFGQDRIVPFGQHARSAIMDYLKGGRLALLGDTTDEGILFLSATGGKAMSRQGVWKMIKKYGKMAGIKSAITPFSIRHTFASHMIENGADIQVVQEMLGHQDIASTQRYADNKHNYIREIYQRTQPR
- a CDS encoding VWA domain-containing protein, translating into MTTNPILPIIVILPIIAMVFAGLFIGMIRSHGSVWKKTIETVITVLICICIYVINLRVMVPSNEATVTVPSLNVLFVVDSTISMWAEDYDGDESRIDGTKEACNAIMDEFTGSSFALITFSDKAEVQIPLTPDRQSITDALDYLYEPSMYAAKGSNMNSPVDEMDRIIQHMKAEYENRETIVFIFSDGEETLESDKADKSSDEDTDEEEDEEDDEDNDSSGSKYSPYSRLLGKIDGGAVIGIGSEDGATMKDGNGLDIYDPQTGDLAVSCIGEESLEAIASKMGVEYIHMEEVDDIDDTVESIITDAKYEAELREDVENKDDTYFYMLPVLMVLLVSEILLFRK
- a CDS encoding 3-deoxy-7-phosphoheptulonate synthase, whose amino-acid sequence is MSFEYIQKVPTPQEIQEEFPVAASLKAIKKERDKAIADVFTGKSDKFIVIVGPCSADNEDAVIDYVSRLAKVNDKVKDKLIIIPRIYTNKPRTTGEGYKGITSQPDPEKNPDFRQGLIAMRHMHIRAIEESGLTSADEMLYPENWGYVEDILSYVAIGARSVEDQQHRMTASGFDVPAGMKNPTSGYLTVMLNSIYAAQHPHSFLYRGYEVTTSGNPLAHCVLRGSQNKNGRNIPNYHYEDLSLVNQLYKEQDIQNPAVIVDSNHNNSGKKYREQVRIVKEVLHSRQHSDEIRKLVKGVMIESYIEEGAQKIGEGIYGKSITDPCLGWDATEKLLYDIAELS
- a CDS encoding vWA domain-containing protein; the protein is MEIELRNEILAMWVMIGVAVIVAGIFGIREYKKRKALSADEMSKYMGYGAMWMVNNMKGYRIRKMVHTVLNVVGIAGISLGLLSSAYLMGRPSYTEEVTTGIQRRDIFLCLDVSYSLYGLNYDFVKNLKTVVEGLDGDRVGISIFNTSSVLYMPLTDDKDFACEKLDKLEQYFVNQKRYCELYDKYYDGLTDAEEEEMYEVIDELLEFEAGTVVNSDELGSSLIGEGLATCLYDFPSLKDSERTRIILMVTDNAENAFKKPYVRLPEAADLCAKNDVVLFGIFPPEDKFYELNYGYDFDDLSEELRDSSVKTGGAFYVADDNFDTKGIVEAIQSHEAMQVDEITETRTYDMPKTPFIFILVGILALAAARAGGAC
- a CDS encoding DUF58 domain-containing protein, whose product is MLGKKQNANPLRLRPNYEALNLPAAEIHFSNFGKQVGRADGAFRSVFRGRSMELEDLREYVAGDNLRDIDWKSSSRTGEILVRNYVADKKRRFMFVVDTGRNMLGAMPDGHSKTAAGIITAASAAYMCTKAGAEYQIIGGMEAGRQERFSCGPGFLEAQLRRLEGCYNMSVQLAGKKKAALTDEFNMQLKRIVASPMRSVSLFLITDLYGVLTLDDRLIKSICTVRDLYVILMEDADWGSSHIYNAQTGVAVSEYLSYSSGMADEISNKKADLQAKAMRNLRACGASYEVVRSTQDITESIIKVLNRGVG
- a CDS encoding diaminopimelate decarboxylase — protein: MNLDMKKAFISKEQAEAIAREYPTPFYIYDEKGIRENARAVNKAFSWNKGFREYFAVKATPNPEILKVLLEEGCGFDCSSMAELVLSRAVGAKGADIMFSSNDTPVEEFVYAGELDSIINLDDLTHVDYFIENNIPFKETMCCRFNPGGVFKMSNGIMDNPGDSKYGMSEEQMAEAFTKMMEHGVKHFGIHAFLASNTVTNEYYPQLAGQLFELAIRLKEATGADITFINLSGGVGIPYTPDQTPNDIAVIGEGVHKKFDEIMVPAGLGDVAIFTEMGRYMMGPFGSLVTRAIHEKHIYKEYIGVDACAANLMRPAMYGSYHHITVLGKENEPCDHLYDVTGSLCENNDKFAIDRKLPKIDMGDLIYIHDAGAHGFAMGYNYNGRLWSSELLLQEDGSVRCIRRAQTMRDYFATFDELPVFNAIEDAIEESGQQ